The nucleotide window CCGAGAAAGCTTGTTGTTCAATCTATTTTAAGAACTTTGTCTACTTCGTGGCTTTTTTTCTGGACAAGTACCGTCATCCTTCATTACATACTTCGTATATTTTTTCACAAGTGGGGTGGAATTATCGCTCCTGTGGAAATTCAGTGGTCTTTCCTATGGATAGCCGCCAGCCTCGGCGGACTACTGGCTTTGAGGCTTCGTAAGGCTTATGCTACCTTTGTTTTCGGTGTAGTTATTTTTGGTTTTGTCCTTCTTGCCGGCATTGTATGACTTGGCAGGGAGCAGAGATTGTGATAGAAGACACAAGCTCACTTAAGCTACAATATTTTTAGGAGGAATTTATTATGATTTATTCAGTTGGACACAAAAATCCAGATACCGATTCCATTACTTCAGCAATAGCTGTTGCAGATCTTTGGTCTAAAGTTAAAGAAGCAACACAGCCTGTTGCTCAGGGCGAACTAGCTCCTGAAACTAAGTTTGTACTCGATAAGTTCGGTTGTGAAGCTCCTGCTATCATGACTGACGCTACTGACAAGAAAATTATCCTTGTTGACCATTCTGACATTGCTCAGACAATTGACAATCTTAGCAAGGGTGAAGTCGTTGCAGTTGTTGACCATCACAAACTTGGTGATGTTACTACTCCGAATCCTCTTGAAATGTGGGTATGGCCTGTTGGTTGCACCGGTACTATCATCAATGCAATGTACAAGTTCTACAATGTAGAAATTCCTAAAAACATTGCTGGAATCGTACTCTGTGCTATTCTTAGTGATACCGTAATATTCAAGTCCGTTACTACTACTGAAGCTGATAAAGCTGCAGTTGCAGAACTCGCTAAGATTGCCGGTGTTGCTGATGTTATGGCTCTCGGAATGGAAATGTTCAATGTTAAATCTGCTGTTGCAGGTGCATCAATGAACGACCTCATTTTCCGTGACTATAAAGATTTTGATATGTCCGGTAAGAAAGTAGGCGTTGGCCAGCTTGAAGTTGTTGATCTCTCAGTTTTTGATAACATCAAAGCTGACCTTTATGCTGAACTTGAAAAAGTTAAAGCTGAAGGCCGTCACAGCTGTTTCTTGCTTTTGACAGACATCATGAAAGAAGGTTCTGAAATGCTTATCGTTTCTGACGATCCTTCTGTTGTCGAAAAAGCATTCGGTGTTGCTCCTAAAGGAACATCCGTGTACCTTGAAGGCGTAATGAGCCGTAAAAAACAGGTTGTACCTAACTTCGAAAAAGCTTTCTCAGCTTAAGTTTAGTACAAGTTTTTAAAGCTTGATTTTGCCCGGCAAGGTTTACCTTGCCGGGCTTTTTTTATTTGAATAATTTCTGTTGAGTTATAAATTTAATATGTAAGTTGCAATTGTACTAATTTTTTTTTAGCTTTAAATATAAGTTTCAGGAATGAATTGAATTGTAATTGTGGTTTGTTTTTTGCTACAAAATTTTAGTGTGTCAATTTTGCTCATTATCATTTTTTAGACAACTAAAATTTGATTAAATACTAAAAAGATCAGCCCTAAGGTTCAGAATGAATATAACACTTCTTTGCTATGCAACTTTTGCGGCGCAAAGCCCTGAGTCAGCGGATAAATTCCCAATAACAGATGGTGAAACAGTTGGTGATGTTCTACAAAGAGTGGGGATTCCTCTAGATGAGGTTAAGATTATTTTTGTGAACGGTGTATCATCAGGTCTGGGAGTTACATTAGCAGGAGGAGACAGAGTAGGGGTGTTTCCTGCTGTCGGTGGCGGTTGATTTTCGGAATAGTAAAATTTATTTGGGGAGAGATTAAAGATATGAAAGTTTTATTGAAGAGTTCAATAGCAGCGTTTGTATTTTGCTTGTTTTTTGCTTCTTTTGTTCAGGCATCAACTGTTAAAGCTAATAATTGGTATAATGAAGCTACTGGCGTCAAAACTATGAAGTTATGGGTTACCACTCCAGAAGTTTCAATCAAGAGTGTCAGCTTTAATAAAGATTCACTAGACGGTTGGTCGTGGTCTTATTCTG belongs to Desulfovibrio gilichinskyi and includes:
- a CDS encoding manganese-dependent inorganic pyrophosphatase, with product MMIYSVGHKNPDTDSITSAIAVADLWSKVKEATQPVAQGELAPETKFVLDKFGCEAPAIMTDATDKKIILVDHSDIAQTIDNLSKGEVVAVVDHHKLGDVTTPNPLEMWVWPVGCTGTIINAMYKFYNVEIPKNIAGIVLCAILSDTVIFKSVTTTEADKAAVAELAKIAGVADVMALGMEMFNVKSAVAGASMNDLIFRDYKDFDMSGKKVGVGQLEVVDLSVFDNIKADLYAELEKVKAEGRHSCFLLLTDIMKEGSEMLIVSDDPSVVEKAFGVAPKGTSVYLEGVMSRKKQVVPNFEKAFSA
- a CDS encoding MoaD/ThiS family protein, yielding MNITLLCYATFAAQSPESADKFPITDGETVGDVLQRVGIPLDEVKIIFVNGVSSGLGVTLAGGDRVGVFPAVGGG